One Nocardioidaceae bacterium SCSIO 66511 genomic window carries:
- the fahA gene encoding fumarylacetoacetase — translation MTWVPGAAGGLYDVDNLPYGVVSHGDAKPRVAVRIGDYALDVAPIAALGLGPDLGEVWQAPTLNPFLALGRDAWHTARAWLVELLSDDAHRATVEPHLHPLADVRTHLPIEIGDYIDFYASIDHATNLGRILRPDSPPLLPNWRHLPVGYHGRSGTVVESGTPVVRPLGQRKASTDDTPTFGPSGRLDIEAELGFVIGTPSAHGDRVTTEEFADHVFGVFLLNDWSARDIQGWEGQPLGPHLAKSFATSIAAWITPLQALESARVELPGQDPEPLAYLRTGERAGYDIDLAVDWNGTTVSRPPYSAMYWSPAQMLAHLTVNGASVRTGDIFASGTISGSASDQVGSFVELSHAGTRPVALADGTTRTFLEDGDEVAITATAPSNSGGRIGLAEVRGTVTTARES, via the coding sequence ATGACGTGGGTTCCGGGCGCCGCCGGCGGCCTGTACGACGTCGACAACCTCCCGTACGGCGTGGTGTCGCACGGCGATGCGAAGCCACGCGTCGCGGTGCGCATCGGCGACTACGCGCTCGATGTCGCTCCCATTGCGGCGCTCGGGCTCGGCCCCGACCTCGGCGAGGTCTGGCAGGCGCCGACCCTCAACCCGTTCCTCGCACTGGGCCGCGACGCATGGCACACCGCACGCGCCTGGCTCGTCGAGCTGCTCAGCGACGACGCCCACCGAGCCACAGTCGAGCCACATCTGCACCCGCTCGCCGACGTTCGTACCCACCTGCCGATCGAGATCGGCGACTACATCGACTTCTACGCCTCGATCGACCACGCCACGAACCTCGGGCGGATCCTGCGGCCGGACTCCCCGCCGTTGCTGCCGAACTGGCGCCACCTGCCGGTCGGCTACCACGGGCGGTCCGGCACCGTCGTCGAGTCCGGTACGCCCGTCGTACGACCGCTCGGTCAGCGCAAGGCGTCGACCGACGACACTCCGACGTTCGGCCCGTCGGGGCGGCTCGACATCGAGGCCGAGCTCGGGTTCGTCATCGGTACGCCGAGCGCGCACGGCGATCGCGTCACCACCGAGGAGTTCGCCGACCACGTGTTCGGCGTGTTCTTGCTCAACGACTGGTCGGCACGTGACATCCAGGGCTGGGAGGGCCAGCCGCTCGGGCCACATCTGGCCAAGTCGTTCGCGACCAGCATCGCGGCGTGGATCACCCCGCTGCAGGCTCTGGAGTCCGCCCGGGTCGAGCTGCCCGGCCAGGATCCCGAGCCGCTCGCCTACCTGCGTACGGGCGAGCGCGCCGGATATGACATCGACCTCGCCGTCGACTGGAACGGCACGACCGTCTCACGGCCGCCGTACTCCGCGATGTACTGGTCGCCGGCGCAGATGCTCGCGCATCTGACGGTCAACGGCGCGTCCGTACGGACCGGCGATATCTTCGCGTCCGGCACGATCAGCGGATCGGCGTCGGATCAGGTCGGCTCGTTCGTCGAGCTGTCCCACGCCGGCACCCGCCCGGTCGCACTCGCCGACGGCACAACGCGCACGTTCCTCGAGGACGGCGACGAGGTCGCCATCACCGCAACGGCACCGTCGAACTCCGGCGGGCGCATTGGCCTGGCGGAAGTACGTGGAACCGTGACCACGGCACGCGAGAGCTGA
- the purF gene encoding amidophosphoribosyltransferase, translated as MPRGDGRLTHDLDPNDLGPQDACGIFGVWAPGEEVAKLSYFGLYALQHRGQESAGIAVSNGEQILVYKDMGLVSQVFDEPTLNSLSGHLAIGHCRYSTTGASVWQNAQPTFRPTSTGSLAIGHNGNLTNTHELAQLAKEWASQSGQLDAFGRLHDVMTSDTGVVSALLSSFPDRTIEDAAMDVLPRLRGAFSLVFMDQTTVYAARDPQGIRPLVLGRLERGWVVASETAALDIIGASYIREIEPGEFVAIDEDGVRSRRFAEAEPKGCLFEFVYLARPDTLLSDTRLYEVRAETGRRLAHELPVEADLVIPVPESGTPAAIGYAEESGIPFAHGLVKNSYVGRTFIQPSQTLRQLGIRLKLNPLTSVIAGKRLVVVDDSIVRGNTQRALVRMLREAGAAEVHVRISSPPVKWPCFYGIDFASRSELIANGAAVDEIAESIDADTLAYIALDRLVEATGVPNDRLCRACFDGVYPVELPDAAHLGKNLLEMPAEAISS; from the coding sequence GTGCCACGCGGAGACGGTCGACTCACGCATGACCTCGACCCCAACGATCTCGGTCCCCAAGACGCCTGTGGAATCTTCGGCGTATGGGCTCCCGGCGAAGAAGTCGCCAAGCTTTCGTACTTCGGGCTGTACGCGCTGCAGCACCGTGGCCAGGAGTCGGCAGGCATCGCGGTCAGCAACGGTGAGCAGATCCTGGTCTACAAGGACATGGGCCTCGTCTCCCAGGTCTTCGACGAGCCGACGCTGAACTCGCTTTCCGGCCACCTCGCCATCGGTCACTGTCGGTACTCCACCACGGGTGCGAGCGTCTGGCAGAACGCGCAGCCGACGTTCCGTCCGACCTCGACCGGATCTCTCGCGATCGGGCACAACGGCAACCTCACCAACACCCATGAGCTGGCCCAGCTCGCCAAGGAGTGGGCGAGCCAGTCCGGCCAGCTCGACGCGTTCGGCCGGCTGCATGACGTGATGACCTCCGACACCGGCGTCGTCTCCGCGCTCCTCTCGTCTTTTCCCGACCGCACGATCGAGGACGCCGCGATGGATGTCCTGCCGCGGTTGCGGGGCGCGTTCTCGCTGGTCTTCATGGACCAGACGACCGTGTACGCCGCGCGCGACCCGCAGGGCATCCGACCGCTCGTACTCGGCCGGCTGGAGCGTGGCTGGGTCGTCGCGAGCGAGACCGCGGCCCTCGACATCATCGGCGCGTCGTACATCCGCGAGATCGAGCCGGGGGAGTTCGTCGCGATCGACGAGGACGGCGTACGCAGCCGCCGCTTCGCCGAGGCCGAGCCAAAGGGCTGTCTTTTCGAGTTCGTCTATCTCGCCCGGCCCGACACGCTGCTGTCCGACACCCGCCTGTACGAAGTGCGCGCCGAGACCGGCCGACGCCTCGCCCACGAGCTGCCCGTCGAGGCCGACCTGGTCATCCCGGTGCCGGAGTCGGGCACGCCGGCGGCGATCGGGTACGCCGAAGAGAGCGGCATCCCGTTCGCACACGGGTTGGTCAAGAACTCCTACGTCGGGCGTACGTTCATCCAGCCGAGTCAGACGCTCCGTCAGCTCGGCATCCGGCTCAAGCTGAACCCCCTCACCTCGGTGATCGCAGGCAAACGTCTCGTCGTCGTCGACGACTCGATCGTGCGTGGCAACACCCAGCGCGCGCTCGTACGGATGCTCCGTGAGGCCGGGGCAGCGGAGGTGCACGTACGCATCTCGAGCCCGCCGGTCAAATGGCCCTGCTTCTATGGCATCGACTTCGCGAGCCGCTCCGAGCTGATCGCCAACGGCGCCGCGGTCGACGAGATCGCGGAGTCGATCGACGCCGACACCCTGGCGTACATCGCCCTTGACCGGCTCGTCGAGGCGACCGGCGTACCCAATGACCGGCTGTGTCGCGCCTGCTTCGACGGCGTCTACCCCGTCGAGCTCCCCGACGCCGCCCACCTCGGTAAGAACCTGCTCGAGATGCCTGCGGAGGCCATTTCATCGTGA
- a CDS encoding AEC family transporter — MGGVLEGFGVIGVVIAVGVLVAHLGIVGADAQLMLSRLVFFVATPALLFGLMSDVDAVEVLSTRLLVAAASFAVTAAICIVVAKSVWRMPRGDIAIATMSAAYVNAGNLGIPIAVYALGDASAVASVMLFQQLVVTPVSLMVLDLDRDGHRLTRLQLATLPLRNPMTLAVILGLAVALTGWQLPSFAREPIDMLAGMAVPSMLIAYGVSLRLGPRPGNGAPRQQVAVATALKLIVQPACAYVAGLLLGLEGSALLAVTVVAALPTAQNIFVHATRYGRSQLLARDSIFVTTILAVPVVLGIVALLA; from the coding sequence ATGGGTGGTGTGCTCGAAGGCTTCGGCGTCATCGGCGTCGTGATCGCCGTCGGTGTCCTTGTCGCGCATCTGGGAATCGTCGGCGCGGACGCTCAACTGATGTTGTCGAGGCTCGTCTTCTTCGTCGCGACCCCTGCGCTGCTGTTCGGCCTGATGTCCGATGTCGATGCGGTCGAGGTGTTGTCGACCCGGCTGCTCGTCGCAGCCGCCAGCTTCGCGGTGACGGCGGCCATCTGCATCGTGGTGGCGAAGTCGGTGTGGCGCATGCCGAGGGGTGACATCGCCATTGCGACGATGTCGGCGGCGTACGTCAACGCGGGCAACCTCGGCATCCCGATCGCGGTCTACGCACTCGGGGACGCCTCCGCCGTTGCGAGCGTGATGCTGTTCCAGCAACTCGTGGTCACACCGGTCTCGTTGATGGTGCTCGACCTCGACAGAGATGGGCATCGGCTCACGCGGTTGCAACTCGCGACCCTTCCGCTTCGCAATCCGATGACGCTCGCCGTGATACTCGGGCTCGCGGTTGCGTTGACGGGATGGCAGCTGCCGTCGTTCGCTCGTGAACCGATCGACATGCTCGCCGGAATGGCGGTTCCGAGCATGCTGATCGCGTACGGCGTCTCGCTCCGGCTCGGACCGCGGCCGGGCAACGGCGCGCCGCGCCAGCAGGTGGCCGTCGCGACGGCGCTCAAGCTCATCGTGCAGCCCGCTTGTGCCTACGTCGCCGGTCTACTGCTCGGACTCGAGGGCAGCGCCCTGCTTGCCGTCACGGTCGTGGCAGCGTTGCCGACTGCGCAGAACATCTTCGTGCATGCGACCAGGTACGGACGCTCGCAGCTGTTGGCACGCGACTCGATCTTCGTAACGACGATCTTGGCCGTACCTGTCGTGCTGGGGATCGTCGCTCTGCTCGCCTGA
- the purM gene encoding phosphoribosylformylglycinamidine cyclo-ligase, whose product MTDSSRTTYADSGVSIEAGDRAVSLMRDWVENARRPEVVGGIGGFAGLFDASSFKNYDRPLLAASADGVGTKVVIAQRMDVHDTIGFDLVGMLVDDLVVSGAEPLFLTDYIACGTVVPERIAAIVKGIAEACIEAGCALLGGETAEHPGLLSPEEYDVAGSTTGVVEAEKVLGAHLVRPGDAVIAMASSGLHSNGYSLARHVFFDQAGWELERHVDELGRTLGEELLVPTRLYARACLALADTAGVHAMSHITGGGLAANLARVVPDSVSVRVDRSTWSPAPIFDLIGSVGEVTRDDLEATLNMGVGMVAVCAADAAERVLATLSQHGIDSWQCGTVTEGGGGSVGLVSDYR is encoded by the coding sequence GTGACGGACAGCTCGCGCACGACGTATGCCGACAGCGGAGTCTCCATCGAAGCGGGCGACCGGGCCGTCTCGCTGATGCGGGACTGGGTCGAGAACGCCCGGCGCCCCGAGGTTGTCGGTGGCATCGGCGGCTTTGCCGGCCTGTTCGACGCCTCGTCGTTCAAGAACTACGACCGCCCGTTGCTGGCCGCCTCTGCCGACGGTGTCGGTACGAAGGTCGTGATCGCCCAGCGGATGGATGTGCACGACACGATCGGTTTCGATCTCGTCGGCATGCTGGTCGACGACCTGGTCGTCAGCGGTGCGGAGCCGCTGTTCTTGACCGACTACATCGCCTGCGGCACGGTCGTGCCCGAGCGCATCGCGGCGATCGTGAAGGGCATCGCCGAGGCGTGCATCGAGGCGGGCTGTGCGCTGCTCGGTGGCGAGACCGCCGAGCATCCGGGCCTCCTCAGCCCCGAGGAGTACGACGTCGCCGGCTCGACCACCGGCGTCGTTGAGGCCGAGAAGGTGCTCGGCGCCCACCTCGTACGCCCGGGCGATGCCGTGATCGCCATGGCGTCGTCGGGTCTGCACTCCAACGGCTACTCACTCGCCCGCCATGTGTTCTTCGACCAGGCGGGCTGGGAGCTCGAACGCCACGTCGACGAGCTCGGCCGCACGCTCGGCGAGGAGCTCCTCGTACCCACCCGGCTCTATGCGCGGGCCTGTCTGGCACTGGCCGATACGGCCGGTGTGCACGCGATGTCGCATATCACCGGCGGCGGGCTGGCCGCGAACCTCGCCCGCGTCGTACCCGATTCGGTCTCCGTACGCGTCGACCGTTCGACGTGGAGTCCGGCGCCGATCTTCGATCTGATCGGTTCGGTCGGCGAGGTGACCCGGGACGATCTGGAGGCGACACTCAACATGGGTGTCGGCATGGTCGCGGTGTGTGCTGCGGACGCCGCTGAGCGAGTTCTGGCGACGCTGAGTCAGCACGGGATCGACTCCTGGCAGTGCGGCACGGTCACCGAGGGTGGAGGCGGCTCGGTCGGCCTGGTGTCCGATTATCGGTGA
- a CDS encoding long-chain-fatty-acid--CoA ligase — MPDAAVYLTDRVEHWAQAKPDDPALTYGERTWTWSQLADRVGRVSAGLVAAGVRHGDRVAFLDKNHPACVEVTLGASAIGAAHAIINWRLAGDELDYTINDSGARVLFVGSELMPAVDPIRDRLTSVERVIEVAPDGGDEYEQWLADQDPIGRLDSVQPDDVCLVMYSSGTTGHPKGVMLTHRNLMTHTRNAHEGWEFEVGDVCLVAMPLFHVGGTSYVMFGLHDGVHSIMTRDPEPAALAAAIMGGANHAFLVPAVAASILAAGEDAIKLFSRLRLFTYGASPMPPPVLRAAQQAWPDTKFLQVYGMTEMAGVITHLLPEAHEDPEHPERILSAGTVLPGAELRVVDPATLQDVAPGRSGELWFRSDQCMAGFLNQPEATADVIVDGWLRSGDIGRVDDGGFVYIEDRLKDMIITGGENVYCPEVERVLAEHPAVAELAVIGVPDERWGESVKAVVAFKPGSVIEPDELIAYSREQLAHYKCPSSVDVVDALPRNPTGKILKRELRKLYWPAADGQ; from the coding sequence ATGCCGGACGCCGCCGTCTACCTCACCGACCGCGTCGAGCACTGGGCGCAGGCGAAACCGGACGACCCGGCCTTGACGTACGGCGAACGCACCTGGACGTGGTCGCAGCTCGCCGACCGAGTCGGGCGAGTCTCAGCGGGTCTGGTCGCCGCGGGCGTACGCCACGGAGACCGGGTCGCGTTTCTCGACAAGAACCACCCGGCATGCGTCGAGGTGACCTTAGGGGCATCGGCAATCGGCGCAGCGCACGCGATCATCAACTGGCGGCTCGCCGGCGACGAGCTCGACTACACGATCAACGACTCGGGCGCCCGCGTGCTGTTCGTCGGCTCGGAGCTGATGCCCGCCGTCGACCCGATCCGAGACCGGCTGACATCGGTCGAGCGCGTCATCGAGGTCGCGCCCGACGGCGGCGACGAGTACGAGCAGTGGCTGGCCGACCAGGATCCGATCGGCCGTCTCGACTCCGTGCAGCCCGATGACGTATGCCTCGTGATGTACAGCTCGGGTACGACCGGCCACCCGAAGGGCGTGATGCTGACGCATCGGAACCTGATGACGCATACGCGCAACGCCCATGAGGGTTGGGAGTTCGAAGTCGGCGACGTCTGCCTGGTCGCGATGCCGCTGTTCCATGTGGGCGGCACTTCGTACGTGATGTTCGGGCTGCACGACGGGGTTCACTCGATCATGACCCGCGATCCGGAGCCGGCTGCCCTGGCGGCGGCGATCATGGGCGGCGCCAACCACGCGTTCCTCGTACCGGCCGTCGCGGCCAGCATCCTGGCGGCCGGCGAAGATGCGATCAAGCTGTTCTCGCGGCTGCGGCTCTTCACCTACGGCGCGTCGCCGATGCCGCCGCCGGTACTGCGTGCCGCACAGCAGGCGTGGCCGGATACGAAGTTCCTGCAGGTTTACGGGATGACCGAGATGGCCGGCGTCATCACGCATCTGCTTCCTGAGGCACACGAAGATCCGGAGCATCCAGAACGCATCCTGTCGGCGGGTACCGTCCTTCCGGGCGCCGAGCTCCGGGTGGTCGATCCGGCGACGCTGCAAGACGTTGCGCCGGGCCGGAGCGGGGAGCTGTGGTTCCGCTCGGACCAGTGCATGGCGGGCTTCCTGAACCAACCCGAGGCGACGGCGGACGTCATCGTGGACGGTTGGTTGCGCTCCGGTGACATCGGCCGGGTCGACGACGGCGGGTTCGTGTACATCGAGGACCGCCTCAAGGACATGATCATCACCGGCGGCGAGAACGTCTACTGTCCGGAGGTGGAGCGCGTACTCGCCGAACATCCGGCGGTCGCCGAGCTCGCTGTGATCGGCGTACCCGACGAGCGGTGGGGCGAGTCGGTCAAGGCGGTCGTGGCGTTCAAGCCCGGCTCGGTGATCGAACCCGATGAGCTCATCGCATACTCCCGGGAGCAGCTAGCGCACTACAAATGCCCGTCGTCGGTCGACGTGGTGGATGCACTACCGCGCAACCCGACCGGCAAGATCCTCAAACGCGAGCTGCGCAAGCTGTACTGGCCCGCCGCCGACGGCCAATGA
- a CDS encoding protein kinase, with protein sequence MDTASDLPEGTRLGERYRLGNVLGRGGMAVVYRAEDELLTRHVAVKVISGASATPDALQRQFSEAQIGAKLNHSGLVAVYDVQPNATPPFIVMELVEGMTLSDALKRGTLRPAAVAEIGAQLCEALAAVHDAGIVHRDIKPSNVMLVSDDAHTVKLTDFGISLLVDSTRITAAGSLVGTVRYLSPEQVLGQRVDRPTDIYALGLVLIECLTGESVFPGTQTETMSARLHRDPDMPTNVGPDWIRVLQAMTAREASQRPDARTAASALRDLAAGRTPSALGVAPVPAATQAVAAPPADQTRALTTPMAAAAPAADPTAETPVAHRDDDGRRRGRTVLIAVLAVVAIIIIGAVLVQAMPSGDSSDDDPSDTPTSGQTDDQGNTDDGGGQTDDGGQTDDGDTGDSNTNEPTDDSTITDGTDEPTDEPTDEPTDEPTDEPTDEPTDEPTLSPTEDSTGEATDGSTEGSTQGTDDGTGEGQTDGGAQGQTDGTTQGQTDGTTQGQTPDGGQ encoded by the coding sequence ATGGACACGGCCTCTGATCTGCCGGAGGGCACCCGTCTGGGCGAGCGCTATCGCTTGGGCAACGTCCTCGGACGCGGCGGTATGGCGGTCGTCTACCGGGCCGAGGACGAGTTGCTCACTCGGCACGTCGCGGTCAAGGTGATCTCCGGCGCTTCGGCGACTCCGGACGCTCTGCAGCGGCAGTTCTCCGAGGCACAGATCGGTGCCAAGCTGAACCATTCCGGTCTGGTCGCCGTGTACGACGTGCAACCGAACGCGACGCCACCGTTCATCGTGATGGAGCTCGTCGAGGGCATGACGCTGTCCGATGCGCTCAAGCGCGGCACGCTTCGGCCGGCGGCGGTCGCCGAGATCGGGGCGCAGCTGTGCGAGGCGCTCGCGGCAGTGCATGACGCCGGGATCGTGCATCGCGATATCAAGCCGTCGAACGTGATGCTGGTCTCCGACGACGCACACACCGTGAAGCTCACCGACTTCGGCATCTCCTTGCTGGTCGACTCCACTCGTATCACCGCAGCCGGCAGCCTCGTCGGCACGGTTCGCTACCTATCGCCCGAGCAGGTCCTCGGCCAGCGCGTCGATCGGCCCACCGACATCTACGCGTTGGGGCTCGTGCTGATCGAGTGCCTCACCGGCGAAAGCGTCTTCCCCGGTACGCAGACCGAGACGATGTCTGCGCGACTGCACCGAGACCCCGATATGCCGACGAACGTCGGCCCGGACTGGATCCGCGTACTCCAGGCGATGACCGCGCGCGAGGCGTCGCAGCGTCCGGACGCGCGTACGGCGGCCTCCGCACTCCGCGATCTCGCAGCCGGGCGTACGCCAAGTGCCCTCGGCGTCGCTCCGGTCCCCGCGGCGACGCAGGCCGTCGCGGCCCCGCCGGCAGACCAGACCCGCGCGCTCACTACGCCGATGGCAGCGGCAGCACCCGCCGCCGACCCGACTGCCGAAACGCCGGTCGCGCATCGTGATGACGATGGCCGTCGCCGTGGACGTACGGTGCTGATCGCGGTGCTGGCGGTCGTGGCGATCATCATCATCGGCGCAGTGCTCGTCCAGGCGATGCCGTCCGGTGACTCGAGCGACGACGATCCGAGTGACACGCCGACGTCCGGTCAGACCGACGACCAGGGCAATACCGACGATGGTGGCGGGCAGACCGACGACGGCGGACAGACCGACGACGGCGACACGGGCGACTCCAACACGAATGAGCCGACGGATGATTCCACCATCACCGATGGCACCGACGAGCCCACCGACGAACCGACGGACGAACCAACTGACGAACCCACCGACGAACCGACCGACGAACCGACCGATGAACCCACGCTGAGCCCCACCGAGGACTCCACCGGTGAGGCGACCGACGGGTCCACCGAAGGCTCGACCCAAGGCACGGACGACGGCACCGGCGAGGGGCAGACGGACGGTGGGGCTCAGGGGCAGACCGACGGCACGACACAAGGCCAGACCGACGGTACGACGCAGGGCCAGACGCCCGACGGCGGACAGTGA
- a CDS encoding DUF3073 domain-containing protein, giving the protein MGRGRAKAKQTKVARDLKYRTIETDFDQLQRELHGEDRSHSSGSHDDSTDDDLAEYGEDSSRR; this is encoded by the coding sequence ATGGGGCGCGGCCGTGCGAAGGCAAAGCAGACGAAGGTCGCTCGGGACCTGAAGTACCGCACGATCGAAACGGATTTCGATCAGTTGCAGCGTGAACTTCATGGCGAGGATCGTTCGCATTCGTCGGGTTCTCACGACGATTCGACCGATGATGACCTCGCCGAGTACGGCGAGGACTCGTCTCGCCGATAA
- a CDS encoding dipeptidase: MSDSLIANVADVLPSVRSDLEDLVRIESVWADPDRHDEVHRSAEAVARLLRESGFAEVEIVAEGASAPAVIAHHPAPAGAPTVLLYAHHDVQPEGDHALWETPPFEATERGDRLYGRGAADDKAGIAAHLAAFRAHGGNPPVGVTVFVEGEEESGSPNLVPFLNRFRDRLAADVIVIADSANWDIGTPALTTSLRGLVDLEVEVRTLGHAVHSGLWGGVAPDALTALCRLLSTLHDDEGNVAVAGLHTGTAADLEYPEGRLRAESAMLDGVRQLGSGSVVERLWAKPAIAVIGLDAPRATGASNTLLPSARAKISMRIAPGTDPQQAMDALVKHLRDHAPWGAQVHIEPGEQGAAYEIDATGPAYDAARAAFREAWDGTEPVDMGMGGSIPFIAEFAKAFPDAAILVTGVEDPDTRAHGVNEGLHLAEFERVCVAEALLLAKLAE; the protein is encoded by the coding sequence ATGTCTGACTCGCTCATCGCCAATGTCGCCGATGTCCTGCCGTCCGTACGCTCCGATCTCGAGGATCTGGTTCGAATCGAGTCGGTGTGGGCCGACCCCGACCGCCACGACGAGGTGCACCGCAGCGCCGAGGCCGTCGCCCGGCTGCTTCGGGAGTCCGGGTTCGCCGAGGTCGAGATCGTCGCGGAGGGTGCGAGCGCACCGGCGGTGATCGCACACCACCCGGCGCCGGCGGGCGCGCCAACCGTTCTGTTGTACGCGCACCACGACGTACAGCCCGAAGGCGACCATGCGCTATGGGAGACTCCGCCGTTCGAGGCGACCGAGCGGGGCGACCGCCTGTATGGGCGCGGGGCCGCTGACGACAAGGCGGGCATTGCCGCGCACCTCGCGGCTTTCCGCGCACACGGTGGCAACCCGCCCGTCGGGGTGACGGTTTTCGTCGAGGGCGAGGAGGAGTCCGGATCGCCCAACCTGGTGCCGTTCCTGAACCGCTTCCGGGATCGGCTCGCCGCCGATGTCATCGTGATCGCGGACTCCGCGAACTGGGACATCGGCACGCCGGCCCTCACGACCTCACTGCGCGGGCTGGTCGACCTCGAGGTCGAGGTACGTACGCTCGGGCACGCCGTGCACTCGGGACTCTGGGGCGGTGTGGCGCCCGATGCGCTCACCGCGCTGTGCCGACTTCTCTCAACCCTGCATGACGATGAGGGCAACGTCGCGGTCGCCGGCCTGCACACCGGCACCGCCGCCGATCTGGAGTATCCGGAGGGCCGGCTGCGCGCCGAGTCGGCGATGCTCGACGGCGTACGTCAGCTCGGCTCGGGGTCCGTCGTCGAACGGCTGTGGGCGAAACCGGCCATCGCCGTGATCGGCCTCGACGCGCCGCGGGCCACAGGTGCGTCGAACACGCTCCTGCCGTCTGCGCGCGCGAAGATCAGCATGCGAATCGCGCCCGGCACCGACCCGCAGCAGGCGATGGACGCGCTCGTGAAGCATCTGCGCGACCATGCGCCGTGGGGTGCCCAGGTGCACATCGAGCCGGGTGAACAGGGCGCTGCGTACGAGATCGACGCCACCGGGCCCGCGTACGACGCGGCACGTGCGGCGTTCCGCGAGGCGTGGGACGGCACGGAGCCGGTCGACATGGGCATGGGCGGGTCGATCCCGTTCATCGCGGAGTTCGCGAAAGCGTTCCCGGACGCCGCGATCCTGGTGACCGGTGTCGAGGACCCGGACACCCGCGCACATGGGGTCAACGAGGGCCTGCACCTGGCCGAGTTCGAGCGGGTCTGCGTTGCGGAGGCGCTGCTGCTCGCCAAACTCGCTGAGTAG
- a CDS encoding homogentisate 1,2-dioxygenase: MAHYQRVGRVPDKRHTQLRDDEGNLYREELMGEEGFSSDSSLLYHTGVPSALVDSTVWDLPDQSLQSNHPLKARHLKLHTLFDTDSNDWKANDPVTGRRLVLGNGDVRINYVMAGSASPYYRNAVGDECVYVEKGAATVETVFGALPVREGDYVIVPRATTHRWVPDDSAGPLRAYAIEGNSHIAPPKRYLSRYGQFLEHAPYCERDLHGPSEPLVVDGTDVEVLVKHRVSGMPGGIGGSRLVYATHPFDVVGWDGCLYPYTFNVEDFMPITGKVHQPPPVHQVFEGYNFVVCNFCPRKVDYHPLAIPVPYYHSNVDSDEVMFYVAGDYEARKGTGINVGSISLHPGGYAHGPQPSAIEGSLGAEYFDELAVMVDTFRPLDLGEAGVESDDGAYAWTWSGESRSEGRAERERDQKDESGESGRYSIG, from the coding sequence GTGGCGCATTACCAGCGGGTCGGGCGCGTACCCGATAAGAGGCACACCCAGTTGCGCGACGACGAGGGCAACCTCTACCGCGAGGAGCTGATGGGCGAGGAGGGCTTCTCGTCCGACTCGTCGCTGCTCTACCACACGGGCGTGCCGTCGGCGCTCGTCGATTCGACCGTGTGGGACCTGCCGGACCAGTCGTTGCAGAGCAACCATCCGCTGAAGGCGCGGCATCTGAAGCTGCACACGCTCTTCGATACCGACTCGAATGACTGGAAGGCCAACGACCCGGTCACCGGTCGCCGGCTGGTGCTCGGCAACGGCGACGTACGCATCAACTACGTCATGGCCGGATCCGCGTCGCCGTACTACCGCAATGCGGTCGGCGATGAGTGCGTGTACGTGGAGAAGGGCGCGGCGACGGTCGAGACGGTCTTCGGGGCGCTGCCTGTGCGCGAGGGTGACTACGTGATCGTGCCGCGGGCCACCACCCACCGCTGGGTTCCCGACGACTCCGCCGGGCCGCTGCGCGCGTACGCGATCGAGGGCAACAGTCACATCGCGCCGCCGAAGCGGTACCTGTCGCGGTACGGGCAGTTCCTCGAGCACGCCCCGTACTGCGAACGTGATCTGCACGGTCCGTCGGAGCCGCTCGTCGTCGACGGCACCGACGTCGAGGTCCTGGTTAAGCACCGGGTTTCGGGGATGCCCGGTGGCATCGGCGGGAGCAGGCTGGTCTACGCGACACATCCGTTCGACGTGGTCGGCTGGGACGGCTGTCTCTACCCGTACACGTTCAACGTCGAGGACTTCATGCCGATCACCGGGAAGGTGCATCAGCCGCCGCCCGTGCACCAGGTGTTCGAGGGCTACAACTTCGTGGTGTGCAACTTCTGCCCGCGCAAGGTCGACTACCACCCGCTCGCCATTCCGGTGCCGTACTACCACTCCAACGTCGACTCCGACGAGGTGATGTTCTACGTCGCCGGCGACTACGAGGCGCGTAAGGGCACCGGCATCAACGTCGGGTCGATCTCGCTGCACCCGGGCGGGTACGCACACGGCCCGCAGCCCAGCGCGATCGAGGGTTCGCTCGGTGCGGAGTACTTCGACGAGCTGGCCGTCATGGTCGACACGTTCCGCCCGCTGGATCTCGGTGAGGCGGGGGTGGAGTCGGATGACGGCGCGTACGCCTGGACCTGGAGCGGCGAGTCGCGTAGCGAGGGACGAGCGGAGCGCGAGCGCGACCAAAAGGATGAGAGCGGCGAGTCGGGTCGGTACTCGATCGGCTAA